Below is a genomic region from Argiope bruennichi chromosome 3, qqArgBrue1.1, whole genome shotgun sequence.
CTTATAGAGTGCCCACGTTTGAACTCTCAACGAGTTCAATGTTTTCATTCGCCTCACCTTGTTTTAAAAGACATCCTTAACAAAGATCCTCATCctcatctttttacctttttaaaaatgataggcttcttctattttatatgagtattgttcatcctcttttaatgcttcaaatcttTACAACAGTTTTTTCTTCTCTAGAGCAGAGGttttaaataaccttttaaaatgtgACCATGTACCTTTTTAATGAACCATATGTATGCATTTACCTTATGGTTGGCGCTgcataatcaaaaatggttttagcgccagtaaacttcatcaaactcaaactcaaactCATGAACCTACTGGTACTTTCCATTCTCTTGATCTCGCTATTTGCTCTCCGGCAATTCTCCCATTATTGAATTTGGCAGTTGAGAGTGATTTACATAATAGCGACCATTTTCCTCTTATCATCTCTCATGATGATAATAGCAATTTGGTGCAAAGCCCACCaacatatattttccaaaaagcaGATTGGGATGCATTTACTAAGCGTGCATTGATCACAGAGGCAATGATTTCATCTGCCGATATTAGAGAGGCTGTTCAAAATGTCACTAACTGTATTATTAAGGCTGCTGACGCTTCAATTCCAAAGCGTACCCCTCTTTCACGCAAATTTCGCAAACCATGGTGGAATGATGCATGTCGCAATGCttataaagaacaaaagaaacgTTGGGGTATTTTCCGAAGGTATCCTACCATGGAAAAtctcatagcatttaaaaaagcGAGAGCAAATGCTCGTAGAATTCGGCGTCGCAGTCAAAAAGAATCTTGGCACAGATTTATATCAACAATCACTTCCAGTACATCTAGTGCTCAATTATGGAAGAAAGTTAAAGCGGCAAACGGAATGTATAAAGAATTCGCTTTCCCCATCTTAAATACAGAAACGGCTTCATATTCCTCGCCACTTGACATTGCAAACGTTATCGGCGAAACCTTCGCTGACGTTTCAAGCTCTGTTTCTAATAATCCTGTTTTTCGTGCGGTTAAGAGACAAGCCGAGCAAGTGCCATTGAAGTATCGAACCCGCAGGGTATTTTCTTATAACTGTAAATTTAAGATGTTAGAATTAAGGAAAGCTCTTTCTCATACTCGAGACACTAGCCCAGGTGTCGACGGGATTACCTAcagtatgcttcgccatttagacGAAACCTCACTTTTGCATCTCCTGAACTTGTTCAACAGAATCTGGAGTGAGCAAATTTTTCCTGAACAATGGTATGAAGCCATTGTGATACCTATCCTTAAACCTGGGAAGGTTCCTACCAATCCCTCAAACTATAGGCCAATTGCTTTAACTAGTTGTCTTTGTAAAACGCTCGAACGCATGATAAATGCTCGTTTACTCTATGAACTGGAGAAAAATGGGTATATTTCACCTTTccaaagtggtttccgtcgaggaCGTTCTACCAGTAACAACTTAATTATGCTTGAATCTCAGATTCGGAATGCGTTTGTCCGGAGAAACCATCTAGTTTCTATATTCTTTGATATAGAAAAAGCGTACGATCGTACGTGGCGGTATGATATTCTCCGTGCCTTAGGTGATTTTGGTTTTAAGGGTAACTtgccagtttttattcaaaattttttaaaatttcggtaTTGGTATTGGTATtggtattttgagatttaatggcgcaagagccaaatatggctatactgcgccaaacaaatggtttTAGAAATGTCACGTATAATTcaatcagtttaaatttataatttctcgtgataaaaagaaatacatccaATAATGAATAGTATCAGCGTTTATAAATATGCCAATTACATCccgtaaagaaattttttctaaaaatgttaaaagattaaaatatcgatgaaatttaaaaaaaggtgaaaatgcatcttccataagataaaaaaaggtacaataaattacaaaacgaagtgaaaagaaaaaatcattgcaatCTTTTGATTCGGTGTTTCTTCAAGTATTTGCTATGTATAGGTGTACTTGAAGTTtcactgtaaaaatttttaagattaatccaTTTAACTTGACATTCTTGGGGTctttgtttaaaaacagttttatcaactgTGGTGGAATCGGTAGAATGTTCCGCAGCAAGTGGTGTTTCGTCAATTGTTTCATGAGGGTTGTATTCTATTGcattatccgattctatttcgCTGTCAGTGTTTGGTTTAGGTTTATTTGTGGTCATGTATTCAAGCTCAGGCTTGGCTTCATCCATTTTATCTGCTGATTTAGAATCAATCGAAGAGCTCAAACTTGAGACTGGCATAGGTTGGGGGACTTGtcgaggtgaagtcttccagaatttagaatatgatatattttcagaattttgcttgtgatcttttttatattttttcttataagtgacagttttaaatttattgaagtcCTGTGACATTTCATTAGATGGAACATGAAGCGTTTCATGTTCATGACCAGTTGGCTggttaacatttttactattgaGATCTACTGGCGATGACGTTACAATAGCGGACTCGGGACTATTATCAGTAAgtatattgtttcttttgttttgaatacgATCAGTTGCAGGTGGTTTTTTCATCATAGATGAGTAGCTGGTTCCAGATACAGGAGTTTGTGATTTTACAAGTTTACGAGCTTCGgagtaagaaatttgttttttaatttttgtactaattatttccttttctaactGCCATGCTGGACAGTTTCGAGAAAAGGAAGTATGTGTACCTTGACAATTAAAGCATTTCTCCCTAGATGTGCATTCCGAACTATCGTGACCTActtctgcacagcgggcgcaagttaATGTCCCTCGGCAAGAAGTTCTTGAATGTCCGAACCGTTGGCACTTAAAACAACGAAGCGGATTCGGTATATATGGTCGAACCAACAGGCGCATGTACCCCGCCTTGATGTACTCGGGTAATTTGTTGAAACTAAAAGTAAGAACCAGATGTTTGGTATTTAGGAGCTGGCCATCTCTCCGTATAGCTATACGCCGTACATGGCTAACCCCTTGTCCTTTCAACTCTTTAGTTATTGCATCTATCGGTTCATTGAATAGCTCCCCACAGGAAATGACACCTTTGGAGGAATTCAGTGAAGAATGTGGAGAAACAACGACTGGTATATTttcgaatgattttaatttcataatttgtacagATTGTTTTCGAGATTGTACTTCGACCAGCAAATCGCCAGATCGAagttttttagtacttttaacCTCACCAATATTGCCAGTTATACATCTTTCAACAAGAAACGGAGAGACAGAATGAAATGTATCATTAGTAGCAGATGatcttttgataatgaaaaaggTTGGAAAATTAGGTACTGTTGGAAAGGTAGAAACattttgttgcccactgaagggagcagcTTTGCGTTTGCCCATACGACATTGGTACAAATTCAGGCctgacggcaccgcccaccacggagcccaacaagggaaggcagccaccggctctgaccattcccagcctcggcgcttaccttggtgctagccggtacctatacgctcggagttacccccggggacagtgaccacccttaacgccaagcccaaggagtaaccccttcgcttgatccctagcaaactaaccacttaggtggttagcgaccagccgattgatgcacaggggaccacagtacaccacccgtctttcaaatgggtcgccacgcacggcaaacacgtggggttttggctgtccatgagaagcaagaagcaaacagagcggcgacagcttctcatggagagctccctcgcttgccgtcgagggaaggaaatacatagcagacagcagaaggcggagaggagagagaactgaaagggagtaaagatccctgggtacctcgggattgggacacccgtactcacctaaagtaggtgagcccctgaggggttaaAATTTCGGACATTTCGAGTCCGTATTGGTAAtacattttctcatcattttattcaaaatgagggtgttcctcaaggaagtgttttgagtgtcaccctttttattcttcatataagcAAAATCCTTCATGTTTTGCCATCATCGGTTTGTGGAACATTATATGTGGATGATTTACAAATCTCCTGTCAGGGGTCTAACATGAATTTAATAGAGCGACAACTCCAGAGAGCTGTTAACAAACTTATTTCATGGTGTGACGAGAATGGGCATACTCTATCCCCTGAGAAGAGCCGTTGCGTACACTTTTGTCGGAAACGGAGTCTCCACCCTGATCCTGTGATACAAATTCGAGGTGTTGATATTCCAGTCGTTGAAGAGGTACGTTTCTTGGGTGTCATATTTGACcggaaactcactttccttccgcatgtccttCACTTGCGAAAGAAGTGTGAAAAATCCCTCAACATCCTAAAAGTCCTCTCGACTACCAGATGGGGGGCAGATCGAACATCTCTACTTCGTATCTATCAGTCTGTTATTCTATCAAGAATTGATTATGGATGCGAAATATATGGTACAGCTCGTTCTAGTGTTCTCCGAAATTTAGACACAGTACACAACAGTGCTTTGCGTATCTGTTCTGGAGCCTTTCGTACATCACCAGTTCATAGTTTATATGTGATTTGTCATCAACTTCCACTTCATCTGAgacgaaaaaaattatctgaactatattttttccgTATTGAGTCTTTTATCAATCACCCTATTCGTCGAGTAAATTTACCTATTGGTTTGGGACGATTATATAATGCACGTCCTTCTAATATCCTACCTTTTCGTGAAAGGATAACAAGGACTCTCGCTGATCCAGGAATTTTAAATCTGCAGGTTCATAATACTACCGCTTATGCTTTGCCCCCCTGGGATATCCCAGAAATATCATATCTTAACCCTTTTCTCGCTTATGACAAGTCTACCACTTCATCTGTTgtctttcaacaactttttctATAGCACCGCAATGAATATTCTACACACATTCCTgtttttacggatggctcaaaGACAGCTTATCAAGTAGGTTGTGCTATCGTCATTGCTGAGGACACAAGCAGCTTTCAGTTGAGTACTCTGTGTTCAGTTTTAACTGCTAAACTAATGGCAATTATGATTgctcttgaaaaaatttcaaaccttaCTTACgacaaattctgcatttattctgaTAGTATGAGTGCTCTGGAGGCCCTCAGCCATCCTCACACCAAAACACATCCAGTAGCTGTAGATATCCTTCATCTTTGGAGAAACTTGCAAGCTCGGAACTACCAAATTCTATTTTGTTGGTTACCTGGCCATGTTGGCATTGTTGGCAATGAATCTGCCGATGCTGCAGCAAAGACAGCATCCACTTCTCTACAACGAGCTATTCCATacactgatttcaaaaaatatatttctcaacgtaTTTTCTGTTTATGGAAAGAATCatgggatttgcagatttctaataaacTGCATTCTCTTCAACCTGACATTACTCTGTGGCCAGTTGTGCCAATACGCGAGCTGGACGTCAAATTGATACGGCTTCGCATTGGCCATACTCGtctcacacataaacatcttctatTTGGTGAGCGATGTCCAGTCTGCAATGCGTGCCGTGTTAATTTGactgtcattcatattttatcagaatgtccaatttttaatcCTCAGCGATTGCGTTTGTTCGGTACATCATCTTCAAACATTtgtgacttggtgggagaacatccccatccaaatatttttactttcttgaaagaaattggtgttttccattttatttaacttgttcaaTTTTAACTCCACATTTCttggtttttgcaaattttatgttaactttttagaacttcactgaatattttttatctttaaccatatgtttggcgcagcatagccagatatggctcttgtgccacaaaatcaGAAATCATCATCAACTATTGACAATATTGTTCAATTAGAAACCCAAATTCGTAACGCGTTTGTCCGTAGAAATcaccttgtctccattttctttgacaTAGAAAAGGCATATGACCGTACTTGgcgttatggaattttaaaaaaactttttgacttGGGTTTTAAAGGAAACCTCCCAATTTTTATTGAACGTTTCTTGTCGACTCGTACGTTTCGAGTACGCCTgggtaatttttattctgatgcttttattcaggctgagggtgttccgcaaggaagtgtcctcagcgtaacactttttatcctacattttagtgaaattttaaatattttgccaccATCTGTCAACGGAACGTTATATGTCGATGATTTGCAGATCTCTTGTCAAGGGAGTAACATGCACTTAATTGAACGGCAATTACAAAATGCTATCAACAAATTGTTGAGTTGGTGCGATGACAATGGACATAAACTTTCAGCTGAAAAGAGTAAGTGTGTCCATTTCTGTAGAAAAAGGAGCATTCATCTTGACCCTATTCTGTCAATAAGAGATATTAATATTCCTGTTGTTGATGAAATGCGGTTTTTAGGAGTGGTTTTCGACAAGAAACTCACTTTCCTCCCGCATATCTTGCAATTACAGAAGACGTGTGAAAAGTCCTTGAATATCCTCAAGGTGCTTTCTTGTACATCTTGGGGTGCTGATCGCACATCCCTTCTTCGTATCTACAATGCTATTATTTTATCTCGCATTGATTATACATGTATGGTTTATGGTTCTGCCAGACCTTCTATTTTACGCAGATTAGATACCATTCATCACGCAGCTCTAAGAatttgctctggtgctttccgcacttCACCTGTGAAGAGCCTTTATGTTTTATGCCATCAGTTACCGCTTGATTTACGCAGAAAGAAAATCTCTACTCAATACTATTTTCGAACACTTTGCGTCCCACAACATCCGATGTCCCATATTCAGTTTCCGGCTTCCCTCCGCAGACTTTATAATGCTAGCCCCTCTCATATACTACCTTTCAGTGAGAGGATCAAAGGAATTATAAACGAATCGAACCTGAGCAACGTTACCTTTGAAACTTCAGACCCTTTGgtttttccaccttgggatataccAGATTTCTACTTCTTGAATCCTTTTTCCGGCTTTGACAAATCTACATTAGCTCCGAttgtttttcagcaaatttttaattctcatcgcaaTCATTATCATTCCTACACACCGATTTACACCGACGGTTCAAAAACAGATGAACATGTTGGCTGTGGAATAGTTTTAGGATCTACTATTCACAGTCATCGCCTGCATAACTCTTGTTCAGTCTTTACTGCTGAACTAACAGCCATTCTTTGTGCACTTCAGCAGATTTCACTTTCTGTCCAacgtaaattttgtttatattctgaTAGCATGAGTGCCTTAAAAACCCTTTCTAATTTTAACAACCGAATTCACCCGGTTGCTGTTGATATTTTATCCTCTTTACGTACCCTTCGCAATAagggttttaatataattttctcttgGGTTCCAAGCCAtgtccccctcaggggctcaccttctttaggtgagtacgggtgtcccaatcccgaggtacccagggatctatactccctttacgTTTATTCTTTCCTGAACCTGCTGCTTTCTGCTGAAtctcttccatccctcgacggcaagcgagggggctctccatgagaagctgtcgccgctctgtttgcttcttgcttctcatggacagccaaaaaccccacgtgttggccgtgcgtggcgacccattagacgggtggtacatttcggtccccggtgtatcaatcggccggtttCCTAGACAtatgactgggctgctcaaggggatcaagcgaaggggtcactccttgggcttggcgttaagggtggtcactgtccccgggggtgactcccagcgtataggttctggtcagcattatggcaagtgccgaggtTGGAAAATTTCCAGAGCCGGCAActaccatcccttgttgggctccgtggtgggcgatgccgccGGACCCGAATCACTATTATATCCTATGGGGTCTCTTTCTAACGTCGTCGAAGCCAAATCTACAACTCGTTACATGGTCATTCATACACCTAACACTTTTCATTCCATTTCTCCGTTTCTCATTAATAAACTCATTTTATCTACTATTGGtgaagttcaaaatataaaaaaattgcgcTCTGGTGATCTACTATTGCAGGTATCCGAGAAACAAGCATTACAGATCAGTAAAATGACAATACTAGGTTCATTCCCAATAGAAACATCGTAccataaaacaatgaatatatcACGTGGTGTACTTTCCGAACCAGATTTCATAAAGGTTTCTGAAGCAGAATTTTTGGAAGAACTACGAGATCAAAATGTCTGCGCCGCTCGTCGCATAAATATTCGACGAGGTGACAGACTTGTTCCCACACAACATGTTGTTCTGACATTTCAAACGCCGGTTTTGCCTAAATCCATCAAAGGtggttatattaattgcaaaattcgaCCTTACATCCCTAATCCTCTTCGCTGTTTTAAATGCCAGAGGTATGGGCATTCACAAACCAGTTgtcgaaataatgaaaatatttgtggTAAATGTGCAGAATCTGGCCATGAAATGAATACTTGCACATCGGACATTCTGAAATGTGCTAACTGTTCTGGCTCCCATGCTGCATTTTCCAAGTCCTGTCCTAAGTGGATCttggaaaaggaaataatttccattaagataaaaaagaatataactttCCCAGAAGCCCGAAAAATTGTGAACGATAGAACTCCAAAAGTTGGTGTTTCCTACTCATCTGCTGTTAAATCTATTCAGAATACATCCTGCTCTCAAACTGATGTAAATATCACTCACTGTCACTGCACAATAACTAATCCAGTACTGCCTACTAACATGCCATCTACCTGCGTTCAGCTTCAAAAAACTTCTGTAACCGCTGAAAATTTATCTCCTAAAAAATCAGCACCCCGAACTTCTGATGTTTCAAAAAAACAAATTGCCAAAAACAGGAAGAAATTGAAATCACTTGCAACAAGGCCTCATGttgctgaagattttttaaaaattgacacgTCATCATCCGAATTTTCGGATATGGAGTTGGATTCTTCCGCTTCACTCAAGAAAAATCTTGCAGAAggtaacaagaaaaagaaaaaacctcCAGATAAAGGGTAATTTTTATGGAAGCTCTATTTTCCTGGAATTGCCACGGGTTTcgtaataaaatttctcatattaaaGATCTCATTAACGAAACTCATCCCGTCTGCATTGCACTCCAAGAAACCTTTCTTAAGCCATCAGATCTTGCAAAAATTCGGCGTTACAGCCTTATTCGAAAGGACGTTAATTCTGATCGAGCATCTGGGGGTGTTGCCCTCTTAGTCTCTCATGACTGTCCATCGTCTGTTATTTCTCTACACACAAACCTACAGGCAGTTGCAGTCCGAATAATGGCTCCCTCTCTGATCACAGTATGCAGCATTTATTTACCACCAAATGCACCTATAGACCAAAGAGACATCAATGCATTATTAAATGAGCTTCCATCCCCTCTAATCCTAATTGGAGATTTTAATGGCCATAGCCCTCTCTGGGGTAGTGAGCGTGTTAACCCTCGTGGTAAACAAATCGAGGAACTAATTGACTCTCATTCTCTTTGCCTTTTAAATAATGGGAAACCTACATATTTTCATAAGCAAAATAGAACATTTCACTCATTGGATCTTGCTATTTGCACACCATCTTTAGCACCGAAACTTAATTTTAGAGTGGGAAATGATCTTTTTGAAAGTGACCACTTTCCTATTTTCTTAGAGCCCATCTACTCCAATAGCTTTCTAATGCAACGCCCCTCTCGTTATTTATTCTCAAAAGCTGACTGGTCGTCCTTTTCTGTTTTAGCAGATATTACAAAAACAATGGTAACGGTTGAGGATATAAATGATGTAGTTCACCTAATTACTGACACATTAATAGAAGCAGCAGATGCAGCCATTCCAAAATCTGGAAACTGCTTTCCAAAATACCGGAAGCCATGGTGGAACCAAGAATGCACTAAAGCTAGGCAAAGAGAAAAAAGAGCATGGAATAAATTCAGAAGACAACCAACAACAAGAAACCTCATAGCTTATAATGAATCAAAAAGTAATGCGCGACTAATTAGAAGACGTAGTCAGAAAGATTGTTGGGTGAATTTCGTATCCAGTATTAAGTCTTCTGTCTCGGCGAAAGAAATGTGGATCAGAGTCAAGAAAGCTTGTGGGATATACCCTGAAGTCTCTCtttcctgtttaaaaataaacagcagAGAAATTACCAGCTTGCAAGAAATGGCGAATGCTCTTGCAGAATCTTTTGCATCCGTTTGCAATTCTAATAATTATACTGAGAACTTCCTTTCAATTAAACGTAAATCAGAACGAACCACTCTACgctttaatacaaataaatttctacCGTATAATTCGGATTTTACCCTTTCCGAGCTACAGCATGCTTtatcaaatacaaaagaaacagCTCCTGGCCCGGATGGAATCACGTATGCTATGCTTAAACACCTTTCTCATGATGCTTTCTTAAATATCCTGTATATGTTTAATAGAATCTGGAGGGAGCATGTTTTCCCTATTCAGTGGAATAACGCGATTGTAATCCCTATAGCAAAACCTAATAAAGATCCTCAAAACCCCATGAATTACAGGCCTATTGCGTTGACTAGCTGTCTGAGCAAACTTCTTGAGAAAATGGTGAATGCACGCTTGATACACGTGTTAgaggaaaatgaatttatatccgCTTTCCAAAGTGGTTTCCGGAAGCGACGCTCCACTATTGATAATCTTGTAGCTTTGGAGACAGATATAAGAAATACTTTTGTACGGAGAAACCACTTGGTGTCTGTCttttttgacattgaaaaagCTTACGATAGAGCGTGgagatttggaattttaaaggatttgtttaattttaactttcgtggaaatttacctatttttattaaaaactttttagcaCATAGGATATTTAGAGTCCGTTTGGGGAATACTCTCTCTAAAGCGCATTGCCAAGAAGAGGGAGTACCGCAGGGCAGCGTATTGAGCGTGActctgtttattataaaaatcaaccaAATTCTATCCGTCATTCCATCCACTGTACATAAAAACATCTATGTTGACGACCTGCAGATCTCCTGTTCTGCTAGGGATATGCGTTTTATAGAACGGCAATTACAAATTGCAATTAACAACATGGTAGCCTGGTCTGAAAGCAATGGGTTCACATTTTCTCTTGAAAAAACTGTATGTATGCATTTTTGTAGAAGGCCACTACATCCAGATCCTGAATTAACACTGAAAGGTAATCCTCTGACTATATGCGACCAACATACATTCCTAGGTGTTATATTCGACAAACGTTTGACTTTCCTCCCCCATATAATGGATTTACGGAACAGATGTCTGCGATCGATGAATATCCTTCGTGTTTTGTCAAATACTGCTTGGGGTGCTGATCGCACTAGTTTGTTGAAAGTATATCGAAGCGTTATTCGCTCCAAATTGGATTACGGCTGTTGTGTTTATGGTTCGGCTCGAAATTCTTATTTATCTCGGCTTAATTACGTTCATCATCAAGCTCTGCGTGTATGCTGCGGTGCATTTAGAACATCCCCGATTAGCAGTCTATATGTTGAAACATGTGAACCTTCGTTGTCTTTTAGACGAAACATGTTGTCCGCCTGCTACTATTTCCGTGTTTTATCTAACCGATCTCATCCTTTAAGGAGAacgtttttaaattgttatcaatCTCCACTATTCAACGTCCGTAGATCCTGTATACCCCCTCTGGGATCACGTATTTTGAAGTTCTTACCAGAAAGTTACCATAATATTGAAATTCATGACGAAAGTCCTTTTAGTGTACCACCTTGGTGTCAATTTGATGTTGTTTTGCTTCATCCatttcgaaaatttcttaagtCCAATACTcctgatttcatttttagagcACTTTTTTCTGCTCACAGACATATGTATAGTGATTACATTCCTGTATACACGGATGGTTCCAAAGCCGAATCTCATGTTGGTTATGCTTTTGCTTGTGAGAGTGTAGTTGTAGGTCAGAAATTGCACGattttacttcagtttttacCTCGGAGGTCACAGCTATATATCGTGCCATACAATATATTGCTAAGAATAAGTTTAGAAAGGTGATCATTTATTCCG
It encodes:
- the LOC129962824 gene encoding uncharacterized protein LOC129962824 translates to MVAWSESNGFTFSLEKTVCMHFCRRPLHPDPELTLKGNPLTICDQHTFLGVIFDKRLTFLPHIMDLRNRCLRSMNILRVLSNTAWGADRTSLLKVYRSVIRSKLDYGCCVYGSARNSYLSRLNYVHHQALRVCCGAFRTSPISSLYVETCEPSLSFRRNMLSACYYFRVLSNRSHPLRRTFLNCYQSPLFNVRRSCIPPLGSRILKFLPESYHNIEIHDESPFSVPPWCQFDVVLLHPFRKFLKSNTPDFIFRALFSAHRHMYSDYIPVYTDGSKAESHVGYAFACESVVVGQKLHDFTSVFTSEVTAIYRAIQYIAKNKFRKVIIYSDSWSALQALIEKTHNHAYISDIRILLKELCQNGFEILFCWIPSHVGIQGNEIVDIAAKSANESYKQAIPYADVRSSVRKWLFQNWQNQWNLETENKLHTVKPFIDLWCSSLNRRCDVILTRLRIGHSRITHKYILLKQPPSTCSRCGDSLTIRHILIECQTLDSLRLKYFNTVVPCLPLLIGLVRKMRAPLLFSHLSSSHSRSEQIDASLTIRDKQRSSLALVVLKSKLCTCVPKRTMHTGI